CGGGATCCTTGGCCTTGCCACCGGGGTGATTGCGGCCGTGGTCGGATCGGTTGCCGCCTGGTCGGTGCTGGTGCTGATCATGGAAGCCAACTGGGTTCTTCTGCCGATGACCATTCTTGGTCCGATTGCGATTGGCCTGTTTGCCACGCTGGCGGCTGGCTTTGTCGGCACCTGGCAGGCATTGCGCAGCCCGGCAGCACCGTTGTTGCGCAACGAATAAGCCCACAACTCCAAAACCTGAAACAGACAAGGCCGGATCCAGATGGACCCGGCCTTGTTTTTTGCAAAAACCGTTTCGAAAACGATCTGAATTGATTGATTGAGGATCAGGCGATATCGCGCAGTGCCCGCCTGACGACCTTACCGGTGGTTGTCATTGGCAATTGATCAAGGAAGGCGATCTCACGCGGGTATTCGTGTGCGGCCAAGCGGGTTTTCACGAAATCCTTGATTTCGCTTTCAAGCGCCGGGCTTTGGGCAAAGCCATCGGCCAGCACGACAAAGGCCTTTACGATCTGGCCGCGCTGTTCGTCGGGTTTGCCAATCACACCGGCCATGCGCACGGCCGGATGGCCGATCAGGCAATCCTCGATCTCGCCCGGGCCGATGCGATATCCGGCCGAGCTGATCAGGTCATCGTCACGCCCGACAAAGCGAATATAGCCATCAGCATCGATACAGCCCATATCGCCGGTCAAAAGCCATTCGCCGACAAACTTGTCGCGGGTGGCCTCGGGATTGCGCCAGTATTCCAGGAACATCACCGGATCGGGCGCACGCACGGCAATGCGGCCCATTTCACCGGGTTCAAGCACCTTGCCGCTCAGATCAATCACCGCGACATCGTGGCCAGGCACCGGACGGCCCATCACACCGGGTTTGGGTTCCATGATCGACTGACAGGAACTGACCACCATGTTGCATTCGGTCTGACCATAGAACTCGTTGATGGTGAGGCCAAACACCCGACGTCCCCAATCAAGAAGTTCCGCACCCAATGTTTCGCCACCGCTTGCAATAGAGCGGAGCTTAAAATTGAACCTTTGCGCCATATCGTCACCAGCGGCCCGCATCATCTTAAGCGCGGTCGGTGGCAGGAAGGTATTGCGCACGCCATATTCGGCCATCAGGCGAAAGGCATCTTCGGGCGTGAATTTCTCAAACCGGTGGGCGACGACCGGCACCCCGTGATGCCAGGCGGGCAACAGAACATCCAGAAGCCCGCCAATCCACGCCCAATCAGCCGGGGTCCACATGACATCACCGTCTTCGGGAAAGAAATCATGTGACATCTCAACACCGGGCAAATGCCCCAGCAACACCCGATGGGCATGCAACGCGCCCTTTGGCTGGCCGGTGGTGCCCGATGTGTAAATGATCAGGGCCGGTTCATCGGCACGGGTATTGACCGGCTCGAACACGTCACTGGCTTCTGATGACAGGGCCTTGAAATCAAAACAGTTATCCGGTGCCCCATCAATCACATAGACATATTCAAGCGCGGGCAAGAGATCGCGGATTTCGGCAATCTTGGCGGCACCTTCCTTGTCGGTCACCAATGCCTTTGCCGCGCAGTTACCCAGACGATATTCCAGCGCGTCGACGCCAAACAGGGTAAAGAGCGGTACGGCAATACACCCCATCTTATAGGTCGCGACATGCGCGATTGCCGTTTCCGGGCTTTGGGGCAACAAGATCCCCACCCGATCACCGCGCCGGATGCCATGACGGCGCATGACATTGGCAAACCGGTTCGACAGGCGCTTGATCTGTGAAAAGGTGTAGTCACGGCGCGTGCCATCGCGCCTGCGATGCATCAATGCCAAACGATCCGGGTCATCCGCCCATTTGTCGCAAACATCGACGCCAATATTAAAGTGGGTTGGCACGTCCCAGGCAAATCGTGAACGCACCGAAGCATAGTCAGAACGACTGCCCAGCATATTTCCTCCCTGAATTCGCCGCTGTTCTTTATTTTTGGGTGCGGCAAATGTTGCGGAGCATGCTAGTGGCAATCGTGCGAAATTGGAAGGTCTGTCTGCGCGGCTCTGATTGCCGGTATTTAGCTGCCCGGATCAAGCAGGAAGGTGAAGTTGGCATTCTGTCCGACGTCGGTCGTTGCACGGGCATGACAGCCAAGGCAGGTGGCATCAGACTGATCCTGCATGAAGCTTTCAAGCGTGCTGTTGGTCAGGAAACGCGGCACCTCGCCGATACCGAACGGTTCACCACCGGGATTGCCGATCCATTGCGTGCCGAGCAGCATATAATTTGCAAGGACGCTGCCATTCAGCTTGGTCTGCCAGACAAAGTTGCTTTCAGCCGTGCCTGAAAACAGTCGCCAGCAACGCACAATATCGGGCGGGGCAGGATGATCCCCGGAAGCGAACCGCGCATAGGGCGGGTTGTCTGACCATTTCAGAATCCCGGATATCGGTTGATTGGCCGGGCCGCCGGCTGGCAGTTGGCCACCATAAAAGGCGAATTCCCCTTCGACGGCTTCGGGCACGAGACAGCCGTTTTCAAACGGTTGCTTGGTGATGATGCTGTTGGGGCGCCGGGCATTGGCGGCCAAGGGCACATTGTCGATATGCTCGAAACTTGACCAGATCCAGCGATCCCCGTTGCCGCTGGCGACCCGCTGGACAAGATGCATGCCAACCAACCCGACCGTGACATCAAGACATTTCGCCCGGCCATCAATTGTCTGATCACGGGCAAGCGATATGCGCGCCGGGCGGGTAAAATAACGACCCCGATTTGTCGCATCCGCAGTTGGCAGGATACGCCAGGAAAACTTCAGAAGCTGTGCCCCCATCATACCGGGGGCAGAGGCTGGAATAGCAGGGCCCGATGCGTTTGACGCATCTTTCGCAACCGCATCGGCGGACGCGAATTTTGCCTTCGTTGCAACATCGGCCTGCAGATGGCCGGTAGGGAAATCGATGTTTTTCCCGGACGTGGCAAAGGCGGCACGCCCGGCTGGCGTTTGCAGGTTATTTGCGATGATATATTCAGCGGCGACCTGGTTAATGCGGGTTTCGAAAAGAACGAAATTGCCCGCCTGATCAATCAGCACATCACCGGTAGATTGCAGATAACTTGCCAGCAGCAAATGCCCGTCGGGAAGATCATCGGCACAGGCCGGATTCGGATAGGTCACCTCGGAAAACAGGTCCCGCCTAGTCGGGAAACTTTCCCATAAGGCTGCCTGACCGGGATGATCGAGCGGCGCCATCAGCGAAGTGAATGCCTGCCAGGAGAACCGGTCAAACGGGCGCTGGGCGTGATAGGCAAGGAAGCGATAAACGAAGCTGGCGTCAAATTCCGGCACATCAACCGGCGCAATAGCACACGGACCCGTGCCACTGCCATCGGCACAGAATTCTGCATTGTCATAGATGTCGGTAAAAACCGGAATATCGCCATCACCGGCCGCACGTTTCAAACTGGCATTTTGCGCATGTCCGACCGTGGCACCCGCCATCATCAGAGCAACCAAAACAGCACCAATTGCACACGCACCTGACCATCCCCAAAAAAGATGAGCTGATGGCAGCATATTGAATGCGATGAAGCGTGGCATATTCCGGACCTTGGTAAAGTTCGCAACGGCTTTGCGGGTCCCGCAGTAGCAACATTATAGACCGGTTTAGCAAGCATGTCGCCAATATGCGATTTCACGATAGCGTCACATCCAGGGTGAACAAGTTCACATCTGACGGCGGCCCGGAGTTGCACAATCTGTCAAAACGTTGCTTTTCCCGGAAATCCTGCCATATTTTGATCATCGCAGAATTGTATATCTATGTTCTGCTCACAATTGGATCAAAGAGGGATTTCAATGGCTTTTGAAACGCGTCAACGCGGCTATGACGTCTCGGTTGGCCGGTCGGCGGCCGAGATCGATGAAGGTCTCCGCGCCTATATGCTGCGTGTCTATAACTACATGGCATCTGCACTTGCCCTGACCGGTATCGTGGCAATGGCTGTGTCGACCAGCCCGACCCTGATGCAGGCTATTTTCGGCACCGGACTGCACTGGATTGTCATGCTGGCCCCGATCGGGCTTGTGTTCTTCCTGAGCGCGCGCATCCACAAGATGAGTTTTGGTGCCGCACAGGCGACATTCTGGATCTACGCCGCAATGATGGGTCTGTCCCTTGCGTC
Above is a window of Thalassospira sp. ER-Se-21-Dark DNA encoding:
- a CDS encoding acyl-CoA synthetase is translated as MLGSRSDYASVRSRFAWDVPTHFNIGVDVCDKWADDPDRLALMHRRRDGTRRDYTFSQIKRLSNRFANVMRRHGIRRGDRVGILLPQSPETAIAHVATYKMGCIAVPLFTLFGVDALEYRLGNCAAKALVTDKEGAAKIAEIRDLLPALEYVYVIDGAPDNCFDFKALSSEASDVFEPVNTRADEPALIIYTSGTTGQPKGALHAHRVLLGHLPGVEMSHDFFPEDGDVMWTPADWAWIGGLLDVLLPAWHHGVPVVAHRFEKFTPEDAFRLMAEYGVRNTFLPPTALKMMRAAGDDMAQRFNFKLRSIASGGETLGAELLDWGRRVFGLTINEFYGQTECNMVVSSCQSIMEPKPGVMGRPVPGHDVAVIDLSGKVLEPGEMGRIAVRAPDPVMFLEYWRNPEATRDKFVGEWLLTGDMGCIDADGYIRFVGRDDDLISSAGYRIGPGEIEDCLIGHPAVRMAGVIGKPDEQRGQIVKAFVVLADGFAQSPALESEIKDFVKTRLAAHEYPREIAFLDQLPMTTTGKVVRRALRDIA